In Trifolium pratense cultivar HEN17-A07 linkage group LG7, ARS_RC_1.1, whole genome shotgun sequence, a genomic segment contains:
- the LOC123899704 gene encoding putative pentatricopeptide repeat-containing protein At3g23330 produces MSFYSIQKTRQTSTTISFLFNLFPVFPSSYHSLPIQQTPFVHSFSPSPTPHCYTSLLQSCIDSKALNPGKQLHAQFFHLGFAYNEVLATKLVHLYAVSNSLPNARNLFDKIPKRNLFLWNVLIRGYAWNGPHDTAISLYHSMLDYGLKPDNFTLPFVLKACSALSAIGEGRSIHEYVIKNGWERDVFVGAALIDMYAKCGCVMDARHVFNTIVVRDVVLWTSMVATYSQNGHPDESLSLCREMAANGVRPTEATLVTVVSSSADIACLPYGREIHGFGWRNGFQSNDRVKTALIDMYAKCGSVKVARALFERLWEKRVVSWNAIITGYAMHGLSVESLDLFEKMRKEARPDNITFVSVLAACSRGRLLDEGRALYNLMVKDYGINPTVQHYTCMVDLLGHCGQLDEAYDLIRHMSVKPDSGVWGALLNSCKIHGNVELAELALEKLIELEPDDSGNYVILANMYAQSGKWEGVEKLRQLMTDKGIKKNIACSWIEVKNKVYAFLAGDVSHSNSDAIYAELKRLEGLMHEAGYAPDTGSVFHDVEEDEKTSMVCSHSERLAIAFGLISTSPGTRLLITKNLRICEDCHVAIKFISKITEREITVRDVNRYHHFKHGMCSCGDHW; encoded by the coding sequence ATGTCTTTTTATTCCATTCAAAAAACACGACAAACTTCAACAACAATTTCATTCCTTTTCAACCTCTTCCCTGTTTTTCCATCCTCGTACCACTCATTACCCATCCAACAAACCCCTTTTGTTCATTCATTTTCTCCATCACCAACCCCCCACTGTTACACTTCACTACTCCAATCTTGTATCGATTCCAAGGCATTAAACCCAGGGAAACAGCTCCATGCTCAATTCTTCCATCTGGGTTTTGCTTACAATGAAGTCTTGGCCACTAAACTTGTTCATCTGTACGCTGTTTCTAACTCTCTTCCAAATGCACGTAACCTGTTCGACAAAATTCCCAAACGGAATTTGTTTCTATGGAATGTTTTGATTCGGGGTTATGCCTGGAATGGGCCTCACGATACTGCCATTTCACTATACCATAGCATGCTTGACTATGGTCTTAAGCCTGATAATTTCACTTTACCGTTTGTTCTTAAGGCATGTTCGGCACTTTCTGCGATTGGAGAGGGAAGGAGCATTCATGAGTATGTGATAAAAAATGGGTGGGAGAGGGATGTTTTTGTAGGTGCAGCCCTTATTGACATGTATGCCAAATGTGGTTGTGTGATGGATGCGCGTCACGTATTTAATACAATTGTTGTGCGCGATGTTGTGTTGTGGACCTCTATGGTTGCTACTTATTCTCAAAATGGACACCCTGATGAATCACTTTCGTTGTGCCGTGAGATGGCCGCTAATGGTGTTAGACCTACCGAGGCAACTCTTGTGACTGTGGTTTCATCTTCGGCTGACATTGCATGTCTCCCTTATGGGAGGGAAATCCATGGATTTGGTTGGAGAAATGGATTTCAATCCAATGACAGGGTTAAAACTGCTTTGATTGATATGTATGCAAAATGTGGTTCTGTGAAAGTTGCCCGTGCTTTGTTTGAGCGGCTTTGGGAAAAAAGGGTTGTTTCGTGGAATGCAATTATTACTGGTTATGCAATGCACGGTCTTTCTGTTGAATCTTTGGACTTGTTTGAAAAAATGAGGAAGGAGGCTCGGCCGGATAATATAACCTTTGTCAGTGTTCTTGCGGCTTGCAGCCGAGGGCGTTTGTTGGATGAAGGACGGGCGCTGTACAACTTGATGGTGAAGGATTATGGTATCAATCCTACAGTTCAACATTACACTTGCATGGTTGATCTCCTTGGTCACTGTGGTCAACTGGATGAGGCGTATGATCTTATAAGACATATGAGTGTTAAGCCAGATTCTGGTGTATGGGGTGCTTTGCTGAATTCATGCAAAATCCATGGGAATGTGGAATTGGCGGAGTTAGCTTTAGAGAAACTAATTGAGCTTGAACCTGATGATTCTGGAAATTATGTGATTTTAGCTAACATGTATGCTCAATCAGGCAAGTGGGAAGGAGTGGAAAAGTTGAGGCAGTTAATGACAGACAAAGGAATAAAGAAAAACATTGCTTGTAGCTGGATTGAAGTAAAGAACAAAGTGTATGCATTTCTTGCAGGAGATGTTTCACACTCAAATTCTGATGCAATATATGCAGAGTTGAAGAGGTTAGAAGGACTAATGCATGAAGCTGGATATGCTCCAGATACAGGATCTGTTTTCCATGATGTGGAGGAAGATGAGAAAACAAGTATGGTATGCAGTCACAGTGAAAGACTAGCTATTGCATTTGGACTTATAAGTACATCGCCAGGAACCCGGCTTTTGATAACAAAGAATCTTCGAATTTGTGAGGACTGCCATGTTGCTATTAAGTTCATCTCAAAGATTACGGAGAGGGAAATTACTGTAAGAGATGTTAATCGCTATCATCATTTTAAACATGGCATGTGTTCATGCGGTGATCATTGGTGA
- the LOC123898303 gene encoding golgin candidate 5 isoform X2, with amino-acid sequence MAWFNAKNAWGNFPDLAGAVNKLQESVKSIEKNFDTALGFEEKGESSNNEASGLWPPIPADRKALFNPVMALIGNKSEEDGEETSENIESSRQESETEMSVEKPESLDHVPVAEGKEAVETDKRDNVEAEETTIQEDNKVHEAEEDGEHAESADGTTAQDLEHGKDEHELPEMPVELPESPIQKSENSDSISSPQEKEIAGVGALESPVMLLPTVSNLGDYVVEGSNSELGESHGTSDVHETVEVETEEESKEEERVQAEESVERISSVRPDEASDNTEKRDDADTSVLHSVASVESNSINQLFNEDQSSAAPDESSEVAPDLLSHDNETTVKETERNHLANNIETDIKEQHLNSIKNMPDSDSILELEKVKKEMKMMEAALQGAARQAQAKADEIAKLMNENEQFKALIEDLKRKSNEAEVESLREEYHHRVSTLERKIYALTKERDTLRREQNKKSDAAALLKEKDEIINQVMAEGEELSKKQATQESTIRKLRAQIRDLEEEKKGLTTKLQVEENKVESIKRDKTATEKLLQETIEKHQNELAEQKEYYTNALAAAKEAEALAEARANNEARTELESRLREAEERESMLVQALEELRQTLSRKEQQAVFKEDMLCRDIEDLQKRYQASERRCEELITQVPESTRPLLRQIEAMQETNARRAEAWAAEAEAKAATAEERERSVNDRLSQTLSRINVLEAQISCLRAEQTQLSKTLEKERQRAAESRQEYLAAKEEADTQEGRARQLEEEIRDIRQKHKHELTEALMHRERLQQEIEKEKAARSDLERTVRVHSVPSSDQTPPTKHNSAFENGNPARKLSSTTSLGSWEESYFLQASLDSSDSFSERRNPGELSMSPYYMKSMTPSSFEAALRQKEGELASYMSRLASLESIRDSLAEELVKLTAQCEKLRGEAAVLPGLRSELEALRRRHSAALELMGERDEELEELRADIVDLKEMYREQVNLLVNKIQIMSSSMGNT; translated from the exons ATGGCGTGGTTTAATGCGAAAAATGCATGGGGGAACTTCCCTGATTTGGCGGGAGCGGTTAATAAGCTTCAGGAGAGTGTGAAGAGTATTGAGAAGAATTTTGATACTGCTCTTGGTTTTGAAGAGAAAGGGGAATCTAGTAATAATGAAG CTTCGGGATTATGGCCGCCTATACCTGCTGACAGGAAAGCATTATTTAACCCTGTAATGGCCCTTATAGGGAACAAAAGTGAGGAAGATGGTGAAGAAACATCTGAAAATATTGAATCCTCTCGGCAGGAATCTGAAACTGAGATGTCGGTGGAAAAACCCGAGTCTCTCGATCATGTTCCTGTGGCTGAGGGAAAAGAAGCCGTTGAAACTGATAAAAGAGACAACGTGGAAGCTGAGGAAACCACAATTCAAGAGGACAATAAAGTGCACGAGGCAGAAGAAGATGGTGAGCATGCAGAGTCAGCAGATGGGACAACTGCACAGGATTTGGAGCACGGAAAGGACGAACATGAGTTACCGGAGATGCCTGTTGAATTGCCTGAATCTCCCATTCAGAAGTCCGAGAATTCAGATTCCATTAGCAGTCCTCAAGAGAAAGAGATTGCTGGAGTCGGAGCATTGGAAAGTCCAGTGATGTTGCTACCCACGGTTTCTAATCTTGGAGATTATGTAGTTGAGGGTAGTAATAGTGAGCTTGGTGAGTCTCATGGTACTAGTGATGTGCATGAGACTGTTGAAGTCGAGACAGAAGAGGAGAGTAAAGAAGAAGAGAGGGTACAAGCAGAGGAAAGTGTAGAGAGAATTTCTTCTGTTCGACCTGATGAGGCATCAGACAATACTGAGAAAAGAGATGATGCAGACACTTCTGTTCTACATTCTGTAGCTTCTGTCGAAAGCAATAGCATcaatcaattatttaatgaagACCAGTCCAGTGCTGCTCCAGATGAGTCGTCTGAGGTGGCACCTGACTTGCTTTCACATGACAATGAAACAACCGTTAAAGAAACTGAAAGGAACCATCTTGCCAATAATATTGAAACTGACATAAAAGAGCAACATTTgaattctataaaaaatatgcCTGACTCAGATTCCATACTTGAACTGGAGAAGGTGAAAAAGGAGATGAAGATGATGGAGGCAGCACTACAAGGTGCTGCAAGACAAGCTCAG GCTAAAGCTGATGAGATAGCAAAATTGATGAATGAGAATGAACAATTCAAAGCTTTAATTGAAGATTTAAag AGAAAATCCAATGAAGCTGAAGTCGAGTCTTTGCGAGAGGAATACCATCATAGGGTTTCAACTCTTGAGAGAAAG ATTTATGCCCTCACCAAGGAAAGGGATACGCTTCGCCGAGAGCAGAATAAAAAAAGTGATGCAGCTGCTCTATTGAAGGAAAAGGATGAAATAATTAATCAAGTTATGGCAGAAG GTGAAGAACTTTCTAAAAAGCAGGCCACACAAGAATCTACGATAAGGAAACTTAGGGCTCAG ATTAGAGATCTTGAGGAGGAGAAAAAAGGTTTGACTACTAAACTTCAG GTAGAGGAGAATAAAGTAGAAAGTATCAAGAGGGACAAGACAGCTACAGAGAAGTTGTTGCAAGAAACAATAGAAAAACATCAAAATGAACTTGCAGAGCAGAAAGAGTATTACACTAATGCTTTGGCTGCTGCTAAGGAGGCTGAAGCATTAGCAGAGGCACGGGCCAACAATGAAGCAAGAACTGAGCTAGAGAGTCGTCTAAGAGAAGCCGAGGAACGTGAATCTATGCTGGTCCAGGCACTCGAAGAGCTGAGACAAACATTAAGTAGAAAGGAACAGCAG GCTGTCTTCAAAGAAGACATGCTTTGTAGAGACATTGAGGATCTTCAAAAGCGTTACCAG GCAAGTGAAAGACGGTGTGAAGAACTGATTACGCAAGTTCCAGAATCTACAAGGCCGCTTTTAAGGCAAATTGAAGCCATGCAG GAAACAAATGCCAGAAGAGCCGAAGCTTGGGCTGCT GAAGCTGAGGCTAAAGCTGCAACTGCTGAGGAAAGAGAGCGATCTGTGAATGATCGCTTATCTCAAACCTTGTCTCGAATTAATGTTCTTGAGGCTCAG ATTTCATGCCTTAGGGCAGAACAAACTCAATTAAGTAAGACCCTGGAAAAAGAAAGACAAAGGGCAGCTGAAAGTAGGCAGGAATATCTTGCTGCAAAGGAGGAAGCTGACACTCAAGAAGGTCGTGCGAGACAGCTTGAGGAAGAAATTAGAGACATAAGACAGAAACACAAACATGAGTTGACGGAGGCATTGATGCACAGGGAGCGTCTTCAGCAG gaaatagaaaaagaaaaagctgCTCGATCAGATCTGGAGAGGACCGTTCGTGTTCATTCTGTCCCATCATCAGATCAAACTCCCCCAACAAAGCATAATTCTGCTTTTGAGAATG GGAATCCGGCCCGAAAATTATCTAGTACAACCTCTCTGGGAAGCTGGGAAGAAAGCTATTTTCTTCAAGCATCACTGGATTCATCCGACAGTTTTTCTGAGCGGAGAAACCCAGGAGAACTAAGTATGAGTCCTTACTATATGAAGAGCATGACACCCAGTTCTTTTGAGGCTGCACTTCGTCAGAAGGAGGGTGAACTTGCTTCATATATGTCACGCCTG GCATCACTGGAATCTATTCGTGATTCTCTTGCtgaagagttggtcaaattgaCAGCACAG TGTGAAAAGTTGCGTGGAGAGGCTGCTGTGCTCCCTGGCTTAAGATCGGAGCTAGAAGCACTGAGGAGGAGGCACTCTGCTGCTTTGGAGTTGATGGGTGAACGTGATGAAGAG CTGGAGGAACTTCGTGCGGATATTGTCGATTTAAAGGAAATGTACAGAGAACAAGTCAACTTACTTGTGAATAAG aTCCAGATAATGAGTTCATCAATGGGTAACACCTAA
- the LOC123898303 gene encoding golgin candidate 5 isoform X1, whose product MAWFNAKNAWGNFPDLAGAVNKLQESVKSIEKNFDTALGFEEKGESSNNEASGLWPPIPADRKALFNPVMALIGNKSEEDGEETSENIESSRQESETEMSVEKPESLDHVPVAEGKEAVETDKRDNVEAEETTIQEDNKVHEAEEDGEHAESADGTTAQDLEHGKDEHELPEMPVELPESPIQKSENSDSISSPQEKEIAGVGALESPVMLLPTVSNLGDYVVEGSNSELGESHGTSDVHETVEVETEEESKEEERVQAEESVERISSVRPDEASDNTEKRDDADTSVLHSVASVESNSINQLFNEDQSSAAPDESSEVAPDLLSHDNETTVKETERNHLANNIETDIKEQHLNSIKNMPDSDSILELEKVKKEMKMMEAALQGAARQAQAKADEIAKLMNENEQFKALIEDLKRKSNEAEVESLREEYHHRVSTLERKIYALTKERDTLRREQNKKSDAAALLKEKDEIINQVMAEGEELSKKQATQESTIRKLRAQIRDLEEEKKGLTTKLQVEENKVESIKRDKTATEKLLQETIEKHQNELAEQKEYYTNALAAAKEAEALAEARANNEARTELESRLREAEERESMLVQALEELRQTLSRKEQQAVFKEDMLCRDIEDLQKRYQASERRCEELITQVPESTRPLLRQIEAMQETNARRAEAWAAVERSLNSRLQEAEAKAATAEERERSVNDRLSQTLSRINVLEAQISCLRAEQTQLSKTLEKERQRAAESRQEYLAAKEEADTQEGRARQLEEEIRDIRQKHKHELTEALMHRERLQQEIEKEKAARSDLERTVRVHSVPSSDQTPPTKHNSAFENGNPARKLSSTTSLGSWEESYFLQASLDSSDSFSERRNPGELSMSPYYMKSMTPSSFEAALRQKEGELASYMSRLASLESIRDSLAEELVKLTAQCEKLRGEAAVLPGLRSELEALRRRHSAALELMGERDEELEELRADIVDLKEMYREQVNLLVNKIQIMSSSMGNT is encoded by the exons ATGGCGTGGTTTAATGCGAAAAATGCATGGGGGAACTTCCCTGATTTGGCGGGAGCGGTTAATAAGCTTCAGGAGAGTGTGAAGAGTATTGAGAAGAATTTTGATACTGCTCTTGGTTTTGAAGAGAAAGGGGAATCTAGTAATAATGAAG CTTCGGGATTATGGCCGCCTATACCTGCTGACAGGAAAGCATTATTTAACCCTGTAATGGCCCTTATAGGGAACAAAAGTGAGGAAGATGGTGAAGAAACATCTGAAAATATTGAATCCTCTCGGCAGGAATCTGAAACTGAGATGTCGGTGGAAAAACCCGAGTCTCTCGATCATGTTCCTGTGGCTGAGGGAAAAGAAGCCGTTGAAACTGATAAAAGAGACAACGTGGAAGCTGAGGAAACCACAATTCAAGAGGACAATAAAGTGCACGAGGCAGAAGAAGATGGTGAGCATGCAGAGTCAGCAGATGGGACAACTGCACAGGATTTGGAGCACGGAAAGGACGAACATGAGTTACCGGAGATGCCTGTTGAATTGCCTGAATCTCCCATTCAGAAGTCCGAGAATTCAGATTCCATTAGCAGTCCTCAAGAGAAAGAGATTGCTGGAGTCGGAGCATTGGAAAGTCCAGTGATGTTGCTACCCACGGTTTCTAATCTTGGAGATTATGTAGTTGAGGGTAGTAATAGTGAGCTTGGTGAGTCTCATGGTACTAGTGATGTGCATGAGACTGTTGAAGTCGAGACAGAAGAGGAGAGTAAAGAAGAAGAGAGGGTACAAGCAGAGGAAAGTGTAGAGAGAATTTCTTCTGTTCGACCTGATGAGGCATCAGACAATACTGAGAAAAGAGATGATGCAGACACTTCTGTTCTACATTCTGTAGCTTCTGTCGAAAGCAATAGCATcaatcaattatttaatgaagACCAGTCCAGTGCTGCTCCAGATGAGTCGTCTGAGGTGGCACCTGACTTGCTTTCACATGACAATGAAACAACCGTTAAAGAAACTGAAAGGAACCATCTTGCCAATAATATTGAAACTGACATAAAAGAGCAACATTTgaattctataaaaaatatgcCTGACTCAGATTCCATACTTGAACTGGAGAAGGTGAAAAAGGAGATGAAGATGATGGAGGCAGCACTACAAGGTGCTGCAAGACAAGCTCAG GCTAAAGCTGATGAGATAGCAAAATTGATGAATGAGAATGAACAATTCAAAGCTTTAATTGAAGATTTAAag AGAAAATCCAATGAAGCTGAAGTCGAGTCTTTGCGAGAGGAATACCATCATAGGGTTTCAACTCTTGAGAGAAAG ATTTATGCCCTCACCAAGGAAAGGGATACGCTTCGCCGAGAGCAGAATAAAAAAAGTGATGCAGCTGCTCTATTGAAGGAAAAGGATGAAATAATTAATCAAGTTATGGCAGAAG GTGAAGAACTTTCTAAAAAGCAGGCCACACAAGAATCTACGATAAGGAAACTTAGGGCTCAG ATTAGAGATCTTGAGGAGGAGAAAAAAGGTTTGACTACTAAACTTCAG GTAGAGGAGAATAAAGTAGAAAGTATCAAGAGGGACAAGACAGCTACAGAGAAGTTGTTGCAAGAAACAATAGAAAAACATCAAAATGAACTTGCAGAGCAGAAAGAGTATTACACTAATGCTTTGGCTGCTGCTAAGGAGGCTGAAGCATTAGCAGAGGCACGGGCCAACAATGAAGCAAGAACTGAGCTAGAGAGTCGTCTAAGAGAAGCCGAGGAACGTGAATCTATGCTGGTCCAGGCACTCGAAGAGCTGAGACAAACATTAAGTAGAAAGGAACAGCAG GCTGTCTTCAAAGAAGACATGCTTTGTAGAGACATTGAGGATCTTCAAAAGCGTTACCAG GCAAGTGAAAGACGGTGTGAAGAACTGATTACGCAAGTTCCAGAATCTACAAGGCCGCTTTTAAGGCAAATTGAAGCCATGCAG GAAACAAATGCCAGAAGAGCCGAAGCTTGGGCTGCTGTTGAAAGAAGTCTTAATTCTCGACTTCAG GAAGCTGAGGCTAAAGCTGCAACTGCTGAGGAAAGAGAGCGATCTGTGAATGATCGCTTATCTCAAACCTTGTCTCGAATTAATGTTCTTGAGGCTCAG ATTTCATGCCTTAGGGCAGAACAAACTCAATTAAGTAAGACCCTGGAAAAAGAAAGACAAAGGGCAGCTGAAAGTAGGCAGGAATATCTTGCTGCAAAGGAGGAAGCTGACACTCAAGAAGGTCGTGCGAGACAGCTTGAGGAAGAAATTAGAGACATAAGACAGAAACACAAACATGAGTTGACGGAGGCATTGATGCACAGGGAGCGTCTTCAGCAG gaaatagaaaaagaaaaagctgCTCGATCAGATCTGGAGAGGACCGTTCGTGTTCATTCTGTCCCATCATCAGATCAAACTCCCCCAACAAAGCATAATTCTGCTTTTGAGAATG GGAATCCGGCCCGAAAATTATCTAGTACAACCTCTCTGGGAAGCTGGGAAGAAAGCTATTTTCTTCAAGCATCACTGGATTCATCCGACAGTTTTTCTGAGCGGAGAAACCCAGGAGAACTAAGTATGAGTCCTTACTATATGAAGAGCATGACACCCAGTTCTTTTGAGGCTGCACTTCGTCAGAAGGAGGGTGAACTTGCTTCATATATGTCACGCCTG GCATCACTGGAATCTATTCGTGATTCTCTTGCtgaagagttggtcaaattgaCAGCACAG TGTGAAAAGTTGCGTGGAGAGGCTGCTGTGCTCCCTGGCTTAAGATCGGAGCTAGAAGCACTGAGGAGGAGGCACTCTGCTGCTTTGGAGTTGATGGGTGAACGTGATGAAGAG CTGGAGGAACTTCGTGCGGATATTGTCGATTTAAAGGAAATGTACAGAGAACAAGTCAACTTACTTGTGAATAAG aTCCAGATAATGAGTTCATCAATGGGTAACACCTAA
- the LOC123898303 gene encoding golgin candidate 5 isoform X3 codes for MAWFNAKNAWGNFPDLAGAVNKLQESVKSIEKNFDTALGFEEKGESSNNEASGLWPPIPADRKALFNPVMALIGNKSEEDGEETSENIESSRQESETEMSVEKPESLDHVPVAEGKEAVETDKRDNVEAEETTIQEDNKVHEAEEDGEHAESADGTTAQDLEHGKDEHELPEMPVELPESPIQKSENSDSISSPQEKEIAGVGALESPVMLLPTVSNLGDYVVEGSNSELGESHGTSDVHETVEVETEEESKEEERVQAEESVERISSVRPDEASDNTEKRDDADTSVLHSVASVESNSINQLFNEDQSSAAPDESSEVAPDLLSHDNETTVKETERNHLANNIETDIKEQHLNSIKNMPDSDSILELEKVKKEMKMMEAALQGAARQAQAKADEIAKLMNENEQFKALIEDLKRKSNEAEVESLREEYHHRVSTLERKIYALTKERDTLRREQNKKSDAAALLKEKDEIINQVMAEGEELSKKQATQESTIRKLRAQIRDLEEEKKGLTTKLQVEENKVESIKRDKTATEKLLQETIEKHQNELAEQKEYYTNALAAAKEAEALAEARANNEARTELESRLREAEERESMLVQALEELRQTLSRKEQQAVFKEDMLCRDIEDLQKRYQASERRCEELITQVPESTRPLLRQIEAMQETNARRAEAWAAVERSLNSRLQEAEAKAATAEERERSVNDRLSQTLSRINVLEAQISCLRAEQTQLSKTLEKERQRAAESRQEYLAAKEALMHRERLQQEIEKEKAARSDLERTVRVHSVPSSDQTPPTKHNSAFENGNPARKLSSTTSLGSWEESYFLQASLDSSDSFSERRNPGELSMSPYYMKSMTPSSFEAALRQKEGELASYMSRLASLESIRDSLAEELVKLTAQCEKLRGEAAVLPGLRSELEALRRRHSAALELMGERDEELEELRADIVDLKEMYREQVNLLVNKIQIMSSSMGNT; via the exons ATGGCGTGGTTTAATGCGAAAAATGCATGGGGGAACTTCCCTGATTTGGCGGGAGCGGTTAATAAGCTTCAGGAGAGTGTGAAGAGTATTGAGAAGAATTTTGATACTGCTCTTGGTTTTGAAGAGAAAGGGGAATCTAGTAATAATGAAG CTTCGGGATTATGGCCGCCTATACCTGCTGACAGGAAAGCATTATTTAACCCTGTAATGGCCCTTATAGGGAACAAAAGTGAGGAAGATGGTGAAGAAACATCTGAAAATATTGAATCCTCTCGGCAGGAATCTGAAACTGAGATGTCGGTGGAAAAACCCGAGTCTCTCGATCATGTTCCTGTGGCTGAGGGAAAAGAAGCCGTTGAAACTGATAAAAGAGACAACGTGGAAGCTGAGGAAACCACAATTCAAGAGGACAATAAAGTGCACGAGGCAGAAGAAGATGGTGAGCATGCAGAGTCAGCAGATGGGACAACTGCACAGGATTTGGAGCACGGAAAGGACGAACATGAGTTACCGGAGATGCCTGTTGAATTGCCTGAATCTCCCATTCAGAAGTCCGAGAATTCAGATTCCATTAGCAGTCCTCAAGAGAAAGAGATTGCTGGAGTCGGAGCATTGGAAAGTCCAGTGATGTTGCTACCCACGGTTTCTAATCTTGGAGATTATGTAGTTGAGGGTAGTAATAGTGAGCTTGGTGAGTCTCATGGTACTAGTGATGTGCATGAGACTGTTGAAGTCGAGACAGAAGAGGAGAGTAAAGAAGAAGAGAGGGTACAAGCAGAGGAAAGTGTAGAGAGAATTTCTTCTGTTCGACCTGATGAGGCATCAGACAATACTGAGAAAAGAGATGATGCAGACACTTCTGTTCTACATTCTGTAGCTTCTGTCGAAAGCAATAGCATcaatcaattatttaatgaagACCAGTCCAGTGCTGCTCCAGATGAGTCGTCTGAGGTGGCACCTGACTTGCTTTCACATGACAATGAAACAACCGTTAAAGAAACTGAAAGGAACCATCTTGCCAATAATATTGAAACTGACATAAAAGAGCAACATTTgaattctataaaaaatatgcCTGACTCAGATTCCATACTTGAACTGGAGAAGGTGAAAAAGGAGATGAAGATGATGGAGGCAGCACTACAAGGTGCTGCAAGACAAGCTCAG GCTAAAGCTGATGAGATAGCAAAATTGATGAATGAGAATGAACAATTCAAAGCTTTAATTGAAGATTTAAag AGAAAATCCAATGAAGCTGAAGTCGAGTCTTTGCGAGAGGAATACCATCATAGGGTTTCAACTCTTGAGAGAAAG ATTTATGCCCTCACCAAGGAAAGGGATACGCTTCGCCGAGAGCAGAATAAAAAAAGTGATGCAGCTGCTCTATTGAAGGAAAAGGATGAAATAATTAATCAAGTTATGGCAGAAG GTGAAGAACTTTCTAAAAAGCAGGCCACACAAGAATCTACGATAAGGAAACTTAGGGCTCAG ATTAGAGATCTTGAGGAGGAGAAAAAAGGTTTGACTACTAAACTTCAG GTAGAGGAGAATAAAGTAGAAAGTATCAAGAGGGACAAGACAGCTACAGAGAAGTTGTTGCAAGAAACAATAGAAAAACATCAAAATGAACTTGCAGAGCAGAAAGAGTATTACACTAATGCTTTGGCTGCTGCTAAGGAGGCTGAAGCATTAGCAGAGGCACGGGCCAACAATGAAGCAAGAACTGAGCTAGAGAGTCGTCTAAGAGAAGCCGAGGAACGTGAATCTATGCTGGTCCAGGCACTCGAAGAGCTGAGACAAACATTAAGTAGAAAGGAACAGCAG GCTGTCTTCAAAGAAGACATGCTTTGTAGAGACATTGAGGATCTTCAAAAGCGTTACCAG GCAAGTGAAAGACGGTGTGAAGAACTGATTACGCAAGTTCCAGAATCTACAAGGCCGCTTTTAAGGCAAATTGAAGCCATGCAG GAAACAAATGCCAGAAGAGCCGAAGCTTGGGCTGCTGTTGAAAGAAGTCTTAATTCTCGACTTCAG GAAGCTGAGGCTAAAGCTGCAACTGCTGAGGAAAGAGAGCGATCTGTGAATGATCGCTTATCTCAAACCTTGTCTCGAATTAATGTTCTTGAGGCTCAG ATTTCATGCCTTAGGGCAGAACAAACTCAATTAAGTAAGACCCTGGAAAAAGAAAGACAAAGGGCAGCTGAAAGTAGGCAGGAATATCTTGCTGCAAAGGAG GCATTGATGCACAGGGAGCGTCTTCAGCAG gaaatagaaaaagaaaaagctgCTCGATCAGATCTGGAGAGGACCGTTCGTGTTCATTCTGTCCCATCATCAGATCAAACTCCCCCAACAAAGCATAATTCTGCTTTTGAGAATG GGAATCCGGCCCGAAAATTATCTAGTACAACCTCTCTGGGAAGCTGGGAAGAAAGCTATTTTCTTCAAGCATCACTGGATTCATCCGACAGTTTTTCTGAGCGGAGAAACCCAGGAGAACTAAGTATGAGTCCTTACTATATGAAGAGCATGACACCCAGTTCTTTTGAGGCTGCACTTCGTCAGAAGGAGGGTGAACTTGCTTCATATATGTCACGCCTG GCATCACTGGAATCTATTCGTGATTCTCTTGCtgaagagttggtcaaattgaCAGCACAG TGTGAAAAGTTGCGTGGAGAGGCTGCTGTGCTCCCTGGCTTAAGATCGGAGCTAGAAGCACTGAGGAGGAGGCACTCTGCTGCTTTGGAGTTGATGGGTGAACGTGATGAAGAG CTGGAGGAACTTCGTGCGGATATTGTCGATTTAAAGGAAATGTACAGAGAACAAGTCAACTTACTTGTGAATAAG aTCCAGATAATGAGTTCATCAATGGGTAACACCTAA